The Ictalurus furcatus strain D&B unplaced genomic scaffold, Billie_1.0 scf3, whole genome shotgun sequence genome has a window encoding:
- the LOC128604798 gene encoding histone H2B-like, whose translation MPDPAKTAPKKGSKKAVTKTAGKGGKKRRKSRKESYAIYVYKVLKQVHPDTGISSKAMSIMNSFVNDIFERIAGESSRLAHYNKRSTITSREIQTAVRLLLPGELAKHAVSEGTKAVTKYTSSK comes from the coding sequence ATGCCCGATCCAGCCAAGACCGCGCCCAAGAAGGGATCAAAGAAAGCCGTGACCAAGACGGCCGGCAAAGGAGGCAAGAAGCGCAGAAAGTCCCGGAAGGAGAGCTACGCCATCTACGTGTACAAGGTCCTGAAGCAGGTGCACCCTGACACCGGCATCTCATCTAAGGCCATGAGCATCATGAACTCCTTCGTGAATGATATTTTTGAGCGCATCGCCGGTGAGTCTTCTCGTCTGGCTCACTACAACAAGCGCTCCACCATCACCTCCAGGGAGATCCAGACCGCCGTGCGCCTGTTGCTTCCCGGCGAGCTGGCCAAGCACGCCGTGTCCGAGGGTACAAAGGCCGTCACCAAGTATACCAGCTCCAAGTAA